In the Streptobacillus moniliformis DSM 12112 genome, one interval contains:
- a CDS encoding MATE family efflux transporter, with translation MLKIKDINIYKKILIVGVPVALENLVYNFINFVDNFMVGKTDPVLGLGTNAVSGLGISNQIFFVYIISLFGLFSGAGVLSSQYFGSKNYSKMNKISGFLTITSLVLSIPFIIIGLTNPEILLKFYSKDHLVLEQAMRYFKYVSFTFPLAGLGFVFSMQLRVISESKYSFYASIVGLTFNILGNLILIPRLGVKGAAIATVIARLFSLIYMIYIVKKNKFPILSSYRESIFFEFALVKDIIKISLPAFIHEFVWVMGITYRASIYSNMGAVEFSAVIISGTISSMLISVFSGVSNASSVLIGNELGANNLMQAKKIAKLCFKLMLLLAILSGILVNIISPLVLNFMKAESSLISTTRLVVFSESLILPFKGLNFLIIVGILRAGGDIYYAMMLDLVGMWIFSVPLTLLGKSLSLPINIIYFLGGSSDILVLLPAILRYNQKKWVKRIIRD, from the coding sequence ATGTTAAAGATTAAAGATATAAATATTTATAAAAAAATACTCATAGTTGGTGTGCCAGTTGCTTTAGAGAATCTGGTATATAATTTTATTAATTTTGTAGATAATTTTATGGTAGGGAAGACAGATCCTGTTTTAGGATTAGGGACTAACGCTGTTTCAGGTTTAGGTATTTCCAATCAAATATTTTTTGTATATATTATTTCATTGTTTGGCTTATTTAGTGGTGCAGGAGTATTATCATCACAGTATTTTGGGAGTAAAAATTATTCTAAGATGAATAAAATTTCAGGATTTTTAACTATTACTTCACTTGTTTTATCTATCCCTTTTATTATAATAGGGCTAACTAATCCAGAAATATTACTAAAATTTTATAGTAAAGACCATTTAGTTTTAGAACAGGCAATGAGATATTTTAAATATGTGAGTTTTACATTCCCACTTGCAGGATTAGGTTTTGTTTTTTCTATGCAGCTTAGAGTAATTAGTGAATCTAAATATTCTTTTTATGCTTCAATAGTGGGACTTACATTTAATATTTTAGGGAATTTAATATTAATACCTAGATTAGGTGTTAAAGGAGCTGCGATTGCAACTGTTATTGCTAGATTATTCTCTTTAATATATATGATATACATAGTAAAGAAAAACAAATTTCCTATACTTTCAAGTTATAGGGAATCTATTTTTTTTGAGTTTGCTTTAGTTAAGGATATTATTAAAATATCACTTCCTGCATTTATTCATGAGTTTGTATGGGTAATGGGGATTACTTATAGAGCATCAATATATAGTAATATGGGAGCTGTAGAGTTTTCAGCCGTTATTATATCAGGAACGATATCTTCTATGCTAATTAGTGTATTTAGTGGAGTATCTAATGCTTCATCAGTTCTTATTGGCAATGAATTAGGGGCGAATAATTTAATGCAGGCTAAAAAGATTGCTAAATTATGTTTTAAATTAATGTTACTTCTAGCCATATTATCTGGAATTTTGGTTAATATAATTTCACCTTTAGTATTAAACTTTATGAAGGCAGAGTCTAGTTTAATTAGTACAACAAGACTTGTAGTGTTTAGTGAGAGTTTAATATTACCATTTAAGGGATTAAACTTCCTTATTATTGTTGGTATATTAAGAGCAGGTGGAGATATATATTATGCTATGATGTTAGATTTAGTTGGAATGTGGATATTCTCTGTTCCACTTACATTACTTGGTAAGAGTTTATCTCTTCCTATTAATATTATATATTTTTTAGGTGGAAGTTCAGATATTTTAGTTTTACTTCCAGCAATACTTAGATATAATCAGAAAAAATGGGTTAAAAGAATAATAAGAGATTAG
- a CDS encoding endonuclease/exonuclease/phosphatase family protein, translating to MRRIFKLFFLIFLSMNIWAEPILIASFNTLKLGENKKDWKSLAKIVSKFDIIAMQEVMNEKGINNLRNEVEKFTNEKWGYIISDMAVGTKDYKEHYGVLFRRKKVDSIKSMGIYKDGKSKDFIRDPFGVLIRSNNFDFVLISAHSIFGKNKVEREIEASRYHKVYKYFMDKSKEEDVILLGDFNLPANSKAFKYFKDTYNVKEVFNSIKNKTTMSSKGLANSYDNAFFNRNNLKEYTGRYGVYDYTKDNHEQIRKYISDHLIIFMEFENKGDLDVKD from the coding sequence TTGAGAAGAATTTTTAAACTATTTTTTTTAATTTTTCTATCTATGAATATTTGGGCAGAACCTATATTAATAGCGAGCTTTAATACTTTAAAATTAGGAGAAAATAAAAAAGATTGGAAATCTCTTGCTAAAATAGTTTCTAAATTTGATATTATTGCCATGCAAGAAGTAATGAATGAAAAAGGTATAAATAATTTAAGAAATGAAGTAGAAAAATTTACTAATGAAAAATGGGGATATATAATTTCTGATATGGCTGTTGGAACTAAGGACTATAAGGAACATTATGGAGTGCTTTTTAGAAGAAAAAAAGTAGATAGTATAAAATCTATGGGTATATATAAAGATGGGAAATCAAAAGATTTTATTAGAGATCCATTTGGAGTATTAATAAGGTCTAATAATTTTGATTTTGTTTTAATATCAGCTCATTCTATTTTTGGTAAAAATAAGGTGGAAAGAGAAATTGAAGCTAGTAGATATCATAAGGTATATAAATATTTTATGGATAAATCTAAAGAAGAAGATGTAATTTTATTAGGAGATTTTAATTTGCCTGCAAATTCTAAGGCTTTTAAATATTTTAAAGATACATATAATGTTAAGGAAGTTTTTAATTCTATTAAGAATAAAACTACTATGTCAAGTAAAGGACTTGCAAATTCATATGATAATGCCTTCTTTAATAGAAATAATTTAAAAGAATATACAGGCAGGTATGGAGTTTATGATTATACAAAAGATAATCATGAACAAATTAGAAAATATATTTCAGATCATCTAATAATATTTATGGAATTTGAAAATAAAGGAGATTTGGATGTTAAAGATTAA